In the Clostridium beijerinckii genome, one interval contains:
- the rfbD gene encoding dTDP-4-dehydrorhamnose reductase, giving the protein MILVTGVNGQLGYDVVKELNSRNIECLGIDKSELDITCSDEVSEYFFKLKPECVIHCAAYTAVDKAEDDRAVCYKVNVEGTQNIAKACKAVDAKMVYISTDYVFDGKGNIPFEIDGNIRPISVYGKTKYEGEIKVKEILSKYFIVRISWVFGVNGNNFIKTMLRLGKEKERLNVVCDQIGSPTYTFDLAPLLCDMSISEKYGVYHATNEGFCSWAEFASEIMKKANLKCKINPIPTSEYPTKAVRPLNSRLSKKSLVKNDFKTLPEWKDALDRFLIEIRG; this is encoded by the coding sequence ATGTTGTAAAAGAACTAAACAGTAGAAATATAGAATGTTTAGGAATTGATAAATCTGAATTAGATATAACATGTAGTGATGAAGTAAGTGAATATTTTTTCAAATTAAAGCCGGAATGTGTTATACATTGTGCAGCATATACAGCAGTAGATAAAGCAGAGGATGATAGAGCGGTTTGTTATAAAGTAAATGTAGAAGGAACACAAAATATAGCGAAGGCTTGTAAAGCAGTAGATGCTAAGATGGTTTACATATCTACAGATTATGTATTTGATGGGAAAGGGAATATTCCTTTTGAAATTGATGGAAATATAAGGCCCATTTCTGTTTATGGGAAAACAAAATATGAAGGTGAGATTAAAGTTAAAGAAATATTAAGCAAGTATTTCATAGTAAGAATATCCTGGGTGTTTGGAGTGAATGGAAATAACTTCATTAAAACGATGCTGAGATTAGGAAAAGAAAAAGAAAGATTAAATGTTGTATGTGATCAAATTGGAAGTCCTACATATACTTTTGATTTGGCACCACTTTTGTGTGATATGTCTATATCAGAAAAATATGGTGTATACCATGCAACAAATGAAGGATTTTGTTCTTGGGCAGAATTTGCTAGTGAGATTATGAAAAAGGCAAATTTAAAGTGCAAGATAAATCCGATTCCAACTAGTGAGTATCCTACTAAAGCAGTAAGACCTTTAAATTCAAGACTTTCAAAGAAAAGTTTAGTGAAAAACGATTTTAAAACATTACCAGAATGGAAGGATGCTTTAGATAGATTTTTAATAGAAATAAGAGGATAA